GTTCATCTTTTAAGATGCTTTTTCTTTTCATTGGATTCACGACTGTACATCTTGCGGCGAGAGAAGAAGGTAAGCTTTTTATTACCAAGTCCTTCCAAGTATCCCCTAATGGTACGCTTACCGTCGAAACAGTGTTGGGATCAATTGAGATATTACCAGACGATCAGGAGGCTGTGCGAGTTGAAATCAGGCGCAAACCCTCCCCTCTCAGCGAGAGAGAAGCGCAGCGGCTATTCGACGAGCTGATGATTCGTTTCGAGCAGCGCGGCAACGATGTTTTTGTTTTTATTGAACACGAAAATCAGCGGGATTGGTTTGCCCGCATGCGCCCTTGGCGACTCCAGCTGCAGATTATTGCTTACGTTCCGCATGAATACAGCGTCGACCTCGTCACGGCGGGCGGCAGCATCTCCGTTTCCGACTTGAAAGGCGAGGTAAAAGCGCGCACATCGGGAGGCAGTTTAACCTTCGGTAACATCAATGGGCCGATTACCGGCCGCACTTCCGGCGGAAGCATCTCCTTGGAAAGCTGCAGGGGGTCGGCCGACGTACGGACTTCGGGCGGCAGCATCAACATCGGCCGCGTCGACGGGACCGTGGAGGCCCATACGTCCGGCGGCTCGCTAAAGATTGTCAAAGCGGCCGGCCAGGTCAACGCTTCAACTTCCGGCGGCAGCATAACTGTGGAAGAAGCGGCAGGAGCGATTACTGCTTCTACTTCAGGCGGTTCCATCACCGCCAAAATTACCGCGCAACCGGCTGACGATTGTCGACTCACTACATCCGGCGGCACAATCTCCGTATACATTGCTCCGGATTTAAAGTTTTCCCTCGATGCCAAAACCGGCGGCGGCAAGGTGACTACGGAATTCCCCGTTTTGGTGCAGGGTGAAATCAGTCGCACCCATTTGACTGCCGACGTGAACGGCGGCGGTCCCCTTCTTTATCTGCGCACCTCCGGCGGCAACATTCACATCCGCAAGGCAAACGATTTGTAGACCAGGAGCGGCAACGGCGTTCAATTTCTCCCCTCCCTTCTTCCATCCCCTTCATACGGCGAAAATGCTTGCATTTTTGCGGGCGATTGACTATCGTCTCCAACCTTTGCATTATTTTTCGATAAAATTTTTTTATACAACTTGCCGATCCATTTGGAGGATTTATGCTGAAAGAGCATCCCAAAGGACTTTTCGTAGCGTTTTTCACTAATATGGGTGAACGTTTCGGTTTTTACACCATGATGGCCATCCTGGTTTTGTTTCTGCAGGCCCGCTACGGCTTGAGCGAGCAGCAGGCGGGCAGCTATTACAGCTGGTTCTATTTTGCCATCTATGCGCTGGCTTTAGTCGGCGGTCTGCTGGCGGATTGGACCCGAAAGTACAAAACCGTTATCTTGATCGGTTTGCTGATCATGTTCTCCGGCTATGCCCTGCTGAGCTTTCCCGGCAATCCCTTGGCGGTTACCTTGATCGGTCTGCTGACCATTGCCTTCGGCAACGGAATGTTTAAGGGCAATCTGCAAGCCGTGGTGGGGCAGCTCTACGATGATCCCCGCTATTCCAAGGTACGCGATGCGGCGTTCATGATCTTTTACATGGGTATCAATGTCGGCGCGTTCTTTGCTCCGTTTGCGGCCACCGCGGTAAGGAATTGGTTCCTCAAAACCCAAGGATTTCTGCACGACGGGAGCCTGCCTTCCCTCTGCCATGCCTTTTTGCGCGGCGAGCTGAGCGACGTCGGGGCGTTCCGGAACCTTGCCGAAAAGGTCAGCCTAAACCCGAACGGGGCCGCCGATTTGAAAGCCTTTGCCGAAGCCTATCTTGCAGCTTTTTCGCGCGGCTACAACTATGCGTTCGGTATCGCCGCCGGCGCCATGATCTTGTCGACGTTGGTCTATCTCTTTTTCCATCGCCATTTGCCCGATAAAGCCAAAACAACAGCGGTCAAAACAGCCTCCTTGGAGAAAAAACCCTTGGCAGGCGCAGCGGCTTTGTTTACGGCTGTCCTTTCAGCGGCGCTGCTTTTCCTCATCACCCGCAACGTCGATATTTCGTTTGCCGTCGCTCTCTTCATCGGCTTTGTGGCGTGGATCGTGCAGGTCTCCACCAAAGAGGAGCGTCCCCGAATTGCCGCTTTGCTTCTGGTCTTTTTGGTGGTGATCTTTTTTTGGATGTCCTTCCACCAGAACGGCCTTACGCTGACATTTTTCGCGCGCGATTATACCGTCAAGGCAGTAGGGCCGGTAACCTTTTTGTTCTTCCGCTTGAATTCCATGCTGGCGGTTATCGGCGCCGTGGCGGGACTCTTTTTGCTGCTTCTCAATCCGCAAAAGCTGTTCAAGCTGATCGGCTTGGCACTTTTGCTCGGCTGCGGAACCCTTACTGCACATTATATTGTGCAAAATGAGGCCGTCAATCCGATTGCGCCGGAGGTCTTTCAATCCTTCAACCCCCTATTCATCGTCGCCTTGACTTTCCCGATCATGGGCTTGTTTTCCCAACTCAACAAGCGCAATCTCGAGCCGTCGACGCCGAAAAAGATCGGCATCGGCATGATCATCGCTGCCGCCGGTTTTCTCATCGTGCTGCTCGCTTCGCTCAAGGCTGTGTCGCCTTATGCCCTGCAGTTTACCGATGAGTTCGGTCGGCAGGCGTACAAGCCGGTTCCGGATGCCTCGCGCGTTTCGCCGTACTGGCTGATCAGCAGCTATCTGATTCTGACCATCGCCGAGCTCTTTTTGAGTCCCATGGGACTTTCCTTTGTCTCCAAAGTGGCGCCGGCGCGTTTCCAGGGCGTCATGCAGGGCGGTTGGCTTTTGGCAACGGCCGTCGGCAACAAGCTGCTGTTCGTCGGCAGCTTTTTCTGGGCTAAATTGGAGCTTTGGCAACTTTGGGGAATCTTTGTCGCCTGCTGCCTCTTGTCGGCCGCATTCATCTTTTCGATTATGAAACGCTTGGAACAGGCGACCCAAGGATGAGGTAAGAGAACGGCGTTTGGTCGCAACAATGAGAATTTGGACGCCAAGGTCTTTTAGCCTTGGCGTCCTGGTTTATGCGGGCAGGCGGTACCTCTGCCGACCCTGCCTGCCGAAATTCCACCCCTGCTTGTTCAATCTTCCATTCGATCGAACGCCGGTCATGCAAAGCGGCGTCATTTCTGCCGCAAGAGTCTGCCGCTGAGGCGGAGAAGCTCGGTCTCGGCCGCCTTGGCCTGATACTGCGCCGAAATCAGCCGGTCGATGGCGCTGAGGTGTTTGAGCTGCGCCTCGCGCCATTCGATGGCCGTCAGCGTACCGACTTTGTAGCGGGCAAAGGCGATTTCCATATGTTCTCTCGCCGCCTGCACATTCTGCCGTTCCAAATTCACTTGCGCCAAATAATTTTGATAGCGCTGAAAGGCGCGCGTCAGATCCGTTTCGAGCTGCAGCGCCGCTTTCTCCAGCTGCAGTTCCGAGGCAGACCGTGCCAGCTGAGCATTTTGTTGACGGCGGTTTAGGTTAAAGCCGTCGAACAGAGGGTAGCTCAACGTTAGACCGTAGTTCAAGCCCTGCGTCTCATTGCGGTTGATAAAGCCCGATTGCGACTGCGAACGCGTGAGGTTATACCCGGCATTGGCGGTCAATACCGGCAGACGCTCGGTCCAAATCGATTTGAGATCGAGGTTCGCCAGGCGGCTGTTGCGTCGGGCTATCTGCAGTTCCGTGTTCGCTTCACGTCCCTGTTCGAGCAGCTGTTCGAGGGTAAGATCAGGCCGAATGTCGATGGAATCGGCGGGATCGAAAAGGATGCTCGGCGAGCGGGAAAGCAGCTGATTGAATTGCGTCTTGACCGTAGTAAGGACCACTTCCTGCTGCAGCACGGCGGAGCGGTCGGCGTTGAGATCAACCTGAGCATTCAGCAGGTCGAGCTTGGACGCCGAGCCGATACCGTACTGCGACTCGACGATGCGGTAGCGCTCTTCGGAAAGCCTTTCGACATCCCGCAGAGAGGATAGTCGGTTCTTTTGCTGGACCACATCGTAATAGGCCTTGGTCACCTGTTCTAGCGTTGCCTCGACGCGGCTTTTGAACTGCAGCTCGCCGATCGAACGCAGCTCGCGCAATCGGGCATGCGAAATGAACATGTCAAAGCCGTCGAAAAGGGTCCAGGTGAGGGCCACGCCCGCCGTTTTGCTCTCCGACTCGGCGTCCTTGCGGTCAATGACATTGCCGCTNNNNNNNNNNGCTGAGAAAACTTTGTTTCGAATCCACGACGCTGCGGCTGTCGCCGGCATTGGCGGTGATGCGGGGCAAAAAGCCCGCATTGCCGAGGGTTACATTATTGGCGGCAATATCGGCCGCAGTCTTGGCAATGCGAATATCGAAATTGTTCTGCAGCGCCGTCGCTATCGCCTGCTCCAGAGTCAGCGGCTCCTGAGCGGCCGCTATACGGCCGAACAACAAAATCATGAATACCTTTAAAAGCAAAGGCGCCGGTCGGCAGCCTGCATTACTTGTCATTCTTACACCTCATTTCATGGCATAATTTCCAAATTTTTGGGTGTCTTTTTCGAAGCGACCATCAGGTAGACGGCGGGGACGATGAAAAGCGTCAGAAAAGTCGAAAACACCATACCGCCGACCACGGCGACGCCCATGGGCACGCGGCTGCCGGATCCGGCACCCAGCGCCAGCGCAATGGGCAGAATGCCCAGGATCGTCGAGAGCGCGGTCATCAAGATCGGCCGGAAGCGCGAGACCGAAGCATCGATCACCGCCTCGAGCACCGGCAGACCTTGGGCGCGGCGCTGATTGGTGAATTCGACGATGAGAATGCCGTTCTTGGTCACCAGACCGATGAGCATGATCAGGCCGATCTGGCTGAAAATGTTGAGCGTCTGTCGAAAGTACCAAAGCGAAAAGAGCGCGCCGACCAGCGCCAAAGGCACCGTCAGCATGATGGTAAAGGGATCGCGAAAGCTCTCGAACTGGGCGGCGAGGGTCAGATAGATGAACACCAGGCTGAGGAGAAAAACGAACATGAGGCTGGAGGCGCTTTCGACGAAATCGCGCGAGGCGCCGTCGAGCGCCGTGCGGTAGGTTTCGTCGAGCACCCGCTTGGCAATCGCGTCCATGGCCTTGATGCCGTCGCCGATGCTTTTGCCGCGCGCCAGCTGCGCCGAGACCGTCGCCGACAAAAAGCGGTCGAAATGAAAGAGCTGCGGCGGACTGCTTTCTTCAGTTATCGTAATGAGATTATCGAGCTGCACCAGTTTGCCGTCACGGTTGCGGACAAACAGCGACTTGAGGTCGAGCGGTTCATTGCGGTCCTCGGGCAGGACTTGGCCGATGATCTGGTACTGCCGGCCGTTCATAATGTAGTAGCCGATACGCTGACCGCTGTAGGCGAGGGCGAGCGTCTGCGCCACATCCGCCATAGTGACGCCCAGGTTGCGCGCCTTTTCGCGATCGAGACGCACGCGCAGCTCGGGTTTGTTGAATTTCAAATTGACGTCGACGAACGAAAACGTGGGGTCCTTGCGCGCCTCTTCGAGAAACTTGGGCAGAACCGCCTGCAGCTTCTCAAGATTCGATGCCAGAATAACATACTGCACCGGCAGGCCGCCGCGTCTGCCTGAACCCAGCGTCTGCTCCTGCGATACGACGGTGCGGGCGGCGCTGAGTTTGGAAACTTCCGCCATCAGATCGTCGGCGATCTCCTGCTGGCTGCGCTGCCGCTCGTTCGGTTCCTTGAGAATAAGCCGGATAAAGCCGGTGTTGGCCGAACCGGCCGAGCCGAAACCCGGCGCCGTAATGCTGATCATGGCCTCGGTTTCGGGGACGCGCTGCTGAACAAAGTCGCCCAGATCGCGCATAAAGGCGTCGGTGTACTCATAGCCGGCGCCTTCCGGCGTCGTCGCCGTCAGCCTAAGTTGCGAGCGGTCCTCGTAAGGCGCCAGCTCGCGCGGCAGAATC
Above is a genomic segment from candidate division KSB1 bacterium containing:
- a CDS encoding DUF4097 domain-containing protein encodes the protein MRVEIRRKPSPLSEREAQRLFDELMIRFEQRGNDVFVFIEHENQRDWFARMRPWRLQLQIIAYVPHEYSVDLVTAGGSISVSDLKGEVKARTSGGSLTFGNINGPITGRTSGGSISLESCRGSADVRTSGGSINIGRVDGTVEAHTSGGSLKIVKAAGQVNASTSGGSITVEEAAGAITASTSGGSITAKITAQPADDCRLTTSGGTISVYIAPDLKFSLDAKTGGGKVTTEFPVLVQGEISRTHLTADVNGGGPLLYLRTSGGNIHIRKANDL
- a CDS encoding MFS transporter, which gives rise to MLKEHPKGLFVAFFTNMGERFGFYTMMAILVLFLQARYGLSEQQAGSYYSWFYFAIYALALVGGLLADWTRKYKTVILIGLLIMFSGYALLSFPGNPLAVTLIGLLTIAFGNGMFKGNLQAVVGQLYDDPRYSKVRDAAFMIFYMGINVGAFFAPFAATAVRNWFLKTQGFLHDGSLPSLCHAFLRGELSDVGAFRNLAEKVSLNPNGAADLKAFAEAYLAAFSRGYNYAFGIAAGAMILSTLVYLFFHRHLPDKAKTTAVKTASLEKKPLAGAAALFTAVLSAALLFLITRNVDISFAVALFIGFVAWIVQVSTKEERPRIAALLLVFLVVIFFWMSFHQNGLTLTFFARDYTVKAVGPVTFLFFRLNSMLAVIGAVAGLFLLLLNPQKLFKLIGLALLLGCGTLTAHYIVQNEAVNPIAPEVFQSFNPLFIVALTFPIMGLFSQLNKRNLEPSTPKKIGIGMIIAAAGFLIVLLASLKAVSPYALQFTDEFGRQAYKPVPDASRVSPYWLISSYLILTIAELFLSPMGLSFVSKVAPARFQGVMQGGWLLATAVGNKLLFVGSFFWAKLELWQLWGIFVACCLLSAAFIFSIMKRLEQATQG
- a CDS encoding TolC family protein — its product is SGNVIDRKDAESESKTAGVALTWTLFDGFDMFISHARLRELRSIGELQFKSRVEATLEQVTKAYYDVVQQKNRLSSLRDVERLSEERYRIVESQYGIGSASKLDLLNAQVDLNADRSAVLQQEVVLTTVKTQFNQLLSRSPSILFDPADSIDIRPDLTLEQLLEQGREANTELQIARRNSRLANLDLKSIWTERLPVLTANAGYNLTRSQSQSGFINRNETQGLNYGLTLSYPLFDGFNLNRRQQNAQLARSASELQLEKAALQLETDLTRAFQRYQNYLAQVNLERQNVQAAREHMEIAFARYKVGTLTAIEWREAQLKHLSAIDRLISAQYQAKAAETELLRLSGRLLRQK
- a CDS encoding TolC family protein, translated to MTSNAGCRPAPLLLKVFMILLFGRIAAAQEPLTLEQAIATALQNNFDIRIAKTAADIAANNVTLGNAGFLPRITANAGDSRSVVDSKQSFLS